The following are encoded in a window of Kitasatospora sp. NBC_01250 genomic DNA:
- a CDS encoding MFS transporter, with the protein MTDLQLAGPAESLGPTRSRPSGPKPTGAARDRSGLLLALILTGQFMAVLDVAIVNVAVPTIRLDLHASGAGLQLVIAGYTIAYAVLLITGARLGARFGHRPLFQAGLAVFTASSLACGLAQDTGSLIAFRVLQGIGSALMVPQVMSLIQKTFTGAARARALGIYTAVLAGATVVGQILGGVLVSADLFGSGWRPVFLVNVPIGVLLLVAGHWALPRLPVDRERRLDLVGLVVLALAIGLLVVPLVLGHDLGWPRWSWLAMAASVLAFALFVLVERRIAARGGQPLIHGRVLRSAGLLPASVGIFVVMLNFSGFMFSFALHLQAGLGDSPLRAGLLFGPVALGFGLCGLHWQRLPARLHLPLPVAALLVVALGYLAVGQLMRSGGQLGLAGGALLVVVGAASGCAYSPLFARALSRVAPADAADASGVLVTMVQLGQVVGVSLVGTVFLSSVHYPAPAAVSGHALAVTTAVLVASSVVAAGFAARTRRAAALG; encoded by the coding sequence ATGACGGACCTTCAGCTCGCCGGACCAGCCGAGTCCCTGGGACCGACCCGGAGCCGCCCCTCGGGGCCGAAGCCGACCGGCGCGGCCCGCGACCGCTCGGGCCTGCTCCTCGCCCTCATCCTGACCGGCCAGTTCATGGCGGTGCTGGACGTGGCGATCGTCAACGTCGCGGTCCCGACCATCCGGCTCGACCTGCACGCCTCCGGCGCCGGCCTGCAACTGGTGATCGCCGGCTACACCATCGCGTACGCGGTGCTGCTGATCACCGGTGCCCGGCTGGGCGCCCGGTTCGGCCACCGGCCGCTCTTCCAGGCCGGCCTGGCCGTCTTCACCGCCTCCTCGCTGGCCTGCGGCCTGGCCCAGGACACCGGCAGCCTGATCGCCTTCCGGGTGCTCCAGGGGATCGGGTCGGCGCTGATGGTGCCCCAGGTGATGAGCCTGATCCAGAAGACCTTCACCGGGGCGGCCCGGGCCCGGGCGCTGGGCATCTACACCGCCGTCCTGGCCGGCGCCACCGTGGTCGGCCAGATCCTGGGCGGGGTGCTGGTCAGCGCCGACCTCTTCGGCTCGGGCTGGCGGCCGGTCTTCCTGGTGAACGTGCCGATCGGCGTGCTGCTGCTGGTGGCCGGGCACTGGGCGCTGCCCCGGCTGCCGGTGGACCGCGAGCGCCGCCTCGACCTGGTGGGCCTGGTGGTGCTGGCGCTGGCGATCGGGCTGCTGGTGGTGCCGCTGGTGCTCGGCCACGACCTCGGCTGGCCGCGCTGGAGCTGGCTGGCGATGGCCGCATCGGTGCTCGCCTTCGCCCTCTTCGTGCTGGTCGAGCGCCGGATCGCGGCGCGCGGCGGCCAGCCGCTGATCCACGGGCGGGTGCTGCGCTCGGCGGGTCTGCTGCCCGCCTCGGTGGGGATCTTCGTGGTCATGCTCAACTTCTCCGGCTTCATGTTCTCCTTCGCGCTGCACCTGCAGGCGGGCCTGGGAGACAGCCCGCTCCGCGCGGGCCTGCTGTTCGGTCCGGTCGCGCTCGGCTTCGGGCTCTGCGGCCTGCACTGGCAGCGGCTGCCCGCGCGCCTGCACCTGCCGCTGCCGGTGGCCGCCCTGCTGGTGGTGGCGCTCGGCTACCTGGCGGTGGGCCAGCTGATGCGCTCGGGCGGGCAGTTGGGCCTGGCCGGCGGAGCGCTGCTGGTGGTGGTGGGGGCGGCATCGGGCTGCGCCTACAGCCCGCTGTTCGCCCGGGCGCTCAGCCGGGTGGCACCCGCGGACGCGGCGGACGCCAGCGGCGTGCTGGTCACGATGGTCCAACTCGGGCAGGTGGTCGGCGTCTCCCTGGTCGGGACGGTCTTTCTGAGCTCGGTGCACTACCCGGCCCCGGCTGCCGTCTCCGGCCACGCGTTGGCCGTCACCACCGCCGTGCTGGTGGCCTCCTCGGTGGTGGCGGCGGGCTTCGCCGCGCGCACCCGCCGCGCGGCGGCCCTCGGCTGA
- a CDS encoding MFS transporter, with amino-acid sequence MQSAILLPRPGLDGAAPPRRRRRIGRRRGLVAAAVVLNQLAYGAIYSWSILSAGLQNPDSSFALGRGEAGLPFATAHALVFLGTVLGGLLMSKRPPRGIALLAGLLYSGGLLLAGCAHGRADFWLVLLGYGVVSGVGLGLGYIVPTTLLQRWFPGHRALAAAVAAGGFGLGSVLSAPLARLLVAHYAADPARALLVLGGIFLVTTLTGAAFFRNPPRPLAVPAQHGPLAARDYRPAQALRTRQWYLLTLILFFNTAAGISMLSVLAPAARSLTGLSPTAAAAVTGALGVFNTVGRPMWAWLSGRTGLTGAFVLMLASQGLCLVALSQVSTPGLFLPLAALVCLSFGGGFATMPAMASEFFGLTHAGGVYGLMLIGWSLAGIAGPLAVSELAARASYGTAFLVLGTVTVAAALLPRFARSPRRV; translated from the coding sequence GTGCAGTCAGCCATCCTGCTCCCCCGCCCCGGCCTCGACGGGGCCGCTCCGCCCAGGCGCCGCCGGCGGATCGGCCGCCGCCGGGGCCTGGTGGCCGCCGCCGTGGTGCTCAACCAGCTCGCCTACGGGGCCATCTACTCCTGGAGCATCCTGTCGGCCGGGCTGCAGAATCCGGACAGCAGCTTCGCGCTCGGCCGCGGGGAGGCCGGGCTGCCGTTCGCCACCGCGCACGCGCTGGTCTTCCTGGGCACCGTGCTGGGCGGACTGCTGATGAGCAAGCGGCCACCGCGCGGGATCGCCCTGCTGGCCGGTCTGCTCTACTCCGGCGGCCTGCTGCTGGCGGGCTGCGCACACGGCCGGGCGGACTTCTGGCTGGTGCTGCTGGGCTACGGCGTGGTGAGCGGAGTGGGCCTCGGGCTCGGCTACATCGTGCCGACCACCCTGCTGCAGCGCTGGTTCCCCGGACACCGGGCGCTCGCCGCGGCGGTGGCAGCGGGCGGCTTCGGGCTGGGCTCGGTGCTCAGCGCGCCGCTCGCCCGGCTGCTGGTGGCGCACTACGCGGCCGACCCGGCGCGGGCGCTGCTGGTGCTCGGCGGGATCTTCCTGGTGACCACGCTCACCGGCGCCGCCTTCTTCCGCAATCCGCCGCGTCCGCTCGCCGTCCCGGCCCAGCACGGTCCGCTCGCCGCCCGTGACTACCGTCCGGCCCAGGCACTGCGCACCCGGCAGTGGTACCTGCTGACCCTGATCCTCTTCTTCAACACCGCGGCCGGGATCAGCATGCTCTCGGTGCTCGCCCCGGCGGCCCGCAGCCTGACCGGGCTGAGCCCGACGGCAGCCGCCGCCGTGACCGGCGCGCTCGGGGTGTTCAACACGGTCGGCCGGCCGATGTGGGCATGGCTGTCGGGGCGGACCGGGCTGACCGGTGCCTTCGTGCTGATGCTCGCCTCGCAAGGACTGTGCCTGGTCGCGCTCTCCCAGGTCAGCACCCCCGGGCTCTTCCTCCCGCTGGCGGCGCTGGTCTGCCTCTCCTTCGGCGGCGGCTTCGCCACGATGCCGGCCATGGCCTCGGAGTTCTTCGGGCTGACCCACGCGGGCGGGGTGTACGGGCTGATGCTGATCGGCTGGAGCCTCGCGGGGATCGCCGGACCGCTGGCGGTCTCCGAGCTGGCCGCGCGGGCCTCGTACGGGACGGCCTTCCTGGTGCTCGGCACGGTCACCGTGGCGGCGGCGCTGCTGCCCAGGTTCGCCCGGTCGCCGCGACGGGTCTGA
- the rsfS gene encoding ribosome silencing factor — protein MTATERSQELITVAAQAAADKLAQNVIAFDVSDVLSITDAFLIASAANDRQVKAIAEAIEDALREQLDAKPVRREGEREGRWILLDYLDIVVHVQHSEERSFYSLDRLWKDCPELPLPADAMATRNRPEDADTDEAGNAVAAGDYFIQDFS, from the coding sequence GTGACCGCAACCGAACGCTCGCAGGAACTGATCACCGTCGCCGCCCAGGCGGCGGCCGACAAGCTCGCACAGAACGTGATCGCCTTCGACGTCAGTGACGTCCTGTCGATCACCGACGCCTTCCTGATCGCCTCGGCGGCCAACGACCGCCAGGTCAAGGCGATCGCCGAGGCGATCGAGGACGCGCTGCGCGAGCAGCTGGACGCCAAGCCGGTGCGCCGCGAGGGCGAGCGCGAGGGCCGCTGGATCCTGCTCGACTACCTGGACATCGTGGTCCACGTCCAGCACTCCGAGGAGCGCTCTTTCTACTCGCTGGACCGCCTCTGGAAGGACTGCCCGGAGCTGCCGCTGCCCGCGGACGCGATGGCCACCCGCAACCGCCCGGAGGACGCCGACACCGACGAGGCCGGCAACGCCGTCGCCGCCGGTGACTACTTCATCCAGGACTTCAGCTGA
- a CDS encoding helix-turn-helix transcriptional regulator: MTVLDSPPVNAADPGPAPGSGRAHARRTELAAFLKACRARVAPGDVGLSPGLRRRTPGLRREEVAQLAGVGVTWYTWLEQGRPINASEQVLSAIARALLLDEVQRAHLYRLAGLPADDTVGASCPATDPALQKVLDALAPMPAAISNRAYDILAYNAGYDALFPGATRSVAPHGRRNSMWCALTVPDCCNPFVNRDEELPRMVGVMRAAYASHVGEPGWERWVRELCTTSSRFRELWATQQVAPPTTTLKVFRHAAVGEIRVQAAYLTMPGSPELYLVAYTPERPVDQERMAWITANPGAPVVDHQH, from the coding sequence ATGACCGTGCTCGACAGCCCTCCCGTGAACGCCGCCGACCCCGGCCCCGCCCCCGGCAGCGGTCGGGCACACGCCCGCCGCACGGAGCTCGCGGCCTTCCTCAAAGCCTGTCGGGCCCGGGTCGCGCCGGGGGACGTCGGCCTGTCGCCCGGCCTGCGCCGCCGCACCCCGGGCCTGCGCCGCGAGGAGGTGGCGCAGCTCGCCGGCGTCGGGGTCACCTGGTACACGTGGTTGGAGCAGGGCCGCCCGATCAACGCCAGCGAGCAGGTGCTGTCGGCCATCGCGCGGGCCCTGCTCCTGGACGAGGTGCAGCGCGCGCACCTGTACCGGCTGGCCGGCCTGCCCGCGGACGACACCGTGGGCGCCTCCTGCCCCGCCACCGACCCGGCGCTGCAGAAGGTGCTGGACGCCCTGGCCCCGATGCCCGCCGCGATCAGCAACCGCGCGTACGACATCCTGGCCTACAACGCGGGCTACGACGCGCTCTTCCCCGGCGCCACCCGGTCGGTGGCCCCGCACGGCAGGCGCAACTCGATGTGGTGCGCGCTGACCGTGCCCGACTGCTGCAACCCCTTCGTCAACCGTGACGAGGAGCTGCCGCGGATGGTCGGGGTGATGCGGGCGGCCTACGCCTCGCACGTCGGCGAGCCGGGCTGGGAGCGCTGGGTGCGCGAGCTGTGCACGACCAGCTCCCGGTTCCGCGAGCTGTGGGCGACCCAGCAGGTGGCGCCGCCCACCACCACGCTGAAGGTGTTCCGGCACGCGGCGGTGGGCGAGATCCGGGTCCAGGCGGCGTACCTGACCATGCCGGGCTCCCCGGAGCTGTACCTGGTGGCCTACACCCCGGAGCGCCCGGTCGACCAGGAGCGGATGGCCTGGATCACGGCCAACCCCGGCGCGCCCGTCGTCGACCACCAGCACTGA
- a CDS encoding histidine phosphatase family protein yields the protein MTSRAGGPRIVFWRHGQTSWNLESRFQGSTDIPLTEVGLDQARRAARLLAGLRPDLLISSDLQRAAATAAELSRVTGLDAQLHEGLRETYAGSWQGLTHTEIRERYAEEYAAFGRGEAVRRGGGELSTEVADRAVPPVLAAFEKLPEDGTLVVVSHGGTIRTMLGHLLGLDPSQWECFGGLSNCSWSVLGPGARGWRLLEHNAGSLPEPVIGDDT from the coding sequence CTGACCAGCCGCGCGGGGGGACCGCGGATCGTCTTCTGGCGGCACGGCCAGACCTCCTGGAACCTGGAGTCCCGGTTCCAGGGCAGCACCGACATCCCGCTGACCGAGGTCGGCCTGGACCAGGCCAGGCGGGCGGCCCGGCTGCTCGCCGGTCTGCGGCCCGACCTGCTGATCTCCTCCGACCTGCAGCGGGCGGCGGCCACCGCGGCCGAGCTGTCCCGGGTCACCGGGCTGGACGCGCAACTGCACGAGGGCCTGCGGGAGACCTACGCGGGCAGCTGGCAGGGCCTGACCCACACCGAGATCCGCGAGCGCTACGCCGAGGAGTACGCGGCCTTCGGGCGCGGCGAGGCGGTACGGCGCGGTGGCGGGGAGCTGAGCACCGAGGTCGCCGACCGCGCGGTCCCGCCGGTGCTGGCGGCCTTCGAGAAGCTGCCCGAGGACGGCACCCTGGTGGTGGTCAGCCACGGCGGCACCATCCGCACCATGCTCGGCCATTTGCTGGGCCTGGACCCGAGTCAGTGGGAGTGCTTCGGCGGGCTGTCCAACTGCTCCTGGTCGGTACTGGGACCGGGTGCGCGCGGCTGGCGGCTGCTGGAGCACAACGCGGGGTCGCTGCCGGAGCCGGTCATCGGCGACGACACCTGA